The DNA window CCTTTACCTCCTAAAAGCGAAGTACCACCAAGAGCAACACATGCAATTGCATCTAATTCAAGTTGATTTCCTGATGTAGGTGAAATTGAATTTAACTTACTAATATAAATTAATGTACCTCCATAAACTAAGGCACCTGAAAAAACATAAACACTAGTCATTATCATATTTGTTTTAATCCCTGATAAATAGGCAGCTTTTTGATTTCCACCAACTGCATACACATATCTACCATATTGATATCATTTCATTAAAATAAATAGTACTACAAATACAATTATAGCTATAAAAAAACTTCAAGGCATTTTACCAATTGCTGGTTGGGTTATTCATTGTAAAGTTTCTTGGGGTAAAGCAGTTGCTTTTGATTCAAGCAACAAAGCGGTTGCACCTCGCAAAGAAAGCATTAATACTAACGTTACAATAAATGGCTGTAACTTCATAAAACTAATTAAGAATCCAGCAATAAAACCAAATATACACGCTGTAATTAAGCCAATAATAATTGCCAATAAGATAGCAAAATTGGCTTCTAATAGTTTAATCGTTATTGCTCCTGAAAAAGCCAATACTGAACCAACTGAAAGATCTATTGCCCCAGTTAAAATAATTAAAGTCATTCCAAAAGCTACAAGTAATAAATCTAAATTATTTGTTAATAAATTGATTCAAGTTCTTTGTGTAAAAAAATATGGATTTGATAAACCTGCAACAATTGAAATAATTAGTATTAAAAGTAATAACTTTGATTGATTTAAAATATTTATTAAACTATCTTTAGTTTTTTTTCTTCTTAAATAACTATTAAAATTTGTTAATTTTGCAACTTCACTAAATTTTTTGACTTTAAAAGATTTAGTTCTATCAATTTTTTGAATCTTTTCATCCAATTTTGGCTTTAATAAATCCATTTGTTGATTGAATTTAGTTTGACCAATACTTTTATTTTTTAAATCAGAATCAATTTTAACAAAGCTTTTATACTCTTTACTATTTGTTAATTTATTTTGCTTTTTGGAAATCAAAACTTCTTCTATTGCATTTATTCTTGTAATATTTGGTAAAATTAATTTCTTAATTTTTTCTTCTCTTTTTAATTTTAAATTTGCAATCTTTAAATCAATTGATTTACTAAATTCCTTATTTTTTAATTTATATTTTTCCTTTTTTAAGTCAATTATTTTTTCAGTTTTCTCACTATATTTTTTAATCTTATTATTAACTTTTTGAATTTTAAATTGATATTGTATATTAAATTTTTCCAAAGCTTGCTTTTTCAAACTATCAAATTCCTTTTGATTAATTATTTCATCCTCTAACTGTATTTCAAGTTCTTCAATAGTTTCGTTGTGACTTTTATAAAAATTTTTTATTTTATTTTCATAAATTGCAATATTATTTGCAACTATATAAGATATATTAAAAATAATATCCAATCTTCTATTAATTACTTTTTCTTTATGCTCTTCTAAAAATTTTATATCCTTATTATAATTTTGTTCAATATTGATTCTTGCATTTTCTACTAATACTTTTTTAAAAGGATTAATCACATTTTTACTCCTTTACTAAATTGCATATTTTAAAATTTCTTCTTGTGTCAAATTATTATTATCTAATTGTTTTGTAATTGTTCCATTCTTCATTACAATTACAGAATCACAAAGACCTATAATTTCAGGTAAATCATTTGAAATTATAATGACAGCACCTTTAGACTGCATTTTAAATTCTAAAATTAAATCATAAATTTCTTTTCTAGCACCAACGTCAACTCCTCTTGTGGGCTCATCAAAAATAATTATTTTGGGATTGACACTTAAAGCTTTTGCAATCAAGACCTTCTGCTGATTTCCCCCAGAAAGAGTTGAAACATTTCTAAAAATATCTGGAGCTTTTAATAATGTTTTATTCAGAAAATAATTGGAATCATTATTTTGCTTCTTGGTAGAAATATTTTTTATAAATTTGTTTTTATATTTTCTTAATGACGAAATAGTTATATTAAATTTAATATCAAAATTTAAAAATAAACCATCTACTTTTCTATCTTCTGTAACATAATAAAATCCTTTTTTAATTGCATCTGACGGAGTTTTAAAATTAACTTTTTTATTATTTAAAATAATTTCTAATTTGGAATCTTTTAATTGTCCGATAATAGTTTTAAATAATTCAGTTCTTTTAGCTCCAACTAATCCAGCAAAACCTAAAATCTCATTATTATAGATATCAAAACTAACATCTTTAATTAAATTACTTTGTACATTTTTTATTGAACAAATTTTAGATTTGTTCAATAAAATTTTTTTAGGGAACTTTTCTTTTACATTTCTTCCCACCATTTTAGTAATAATTTCATCTTCATTAATTTCGCCAACTTTAAATTCCCCAATAAATTCACCATCACGAATTATTGTCATATCTTCACAAATTACTGGAATCTCTTGTAATCGATGTGAAATATAAATAATTG is part of the Spiroplasma cantharicola genome and encodes:
- a CDS encoding ABC transporter permease; this encodes MINPFKKVLVENARINIEQNYNKDIKFLEEHKEKVINRRLDIIFNISYIVANNIAIYENKIKNFYKSHNETIEELEIQLEDEIINQKEFDSLKKQALEKFNIQYQFKIQKVNNKIKKYSEKTEKIIDLKKEKYKLKNKEFSKSIDLKIANLKLKREEKIKKLILPNITRINAIEEVLISKKQNKLTNSKEYKSFVKIDSDLKNKSIGQTKFNQQMDLLKPKLDEKIQKIDRTKSFKVKKFSEVAKLTNFNSYLRRKKTKDSLINILNQSKLLLLILIISIVAGLSNPYFFTQRTWINLLTNNLDLLLVAFGMTLIILTGAIDLSVGSVLAFSGAITIKLLEANFAILLAIIIGLITACIFGFIAGFLISFMKLQPFIVTLVLMLSLRGATALLLESKATALPQETLQWITQPAIGKMPWSFFIAIIVFVVLFILMKWYQYGRYVYAVGGNQKAAYLSGIKTNMIMTSVYVFSGALVYGGTLIYISKLNSISPTSGNQLELDAIACVALGGTSLLGGKGGISKTLLGWFVTCVLSTAMNMIGIDSYWQMIVKGMIILVAVISDKQFNIVTKMERLYLNLRFKI
- a CDS encoding sugar ABC transporter ATP-binding protein → MEQKNTNKSNKKVLVLKDITKKFGDVVALKGVNLNAYLGKCMGVLGENGAGKSTLMNIISGVYKRTSGYMIYNSKKYEPKNIKEAEKNGIVIIHQELNTISEMTVMDNIFLGSEIKNKFKIIKFKEQEKIINKIFDQLKIYINPYVKIGTLSIAQQQLIEIAKAVIRNANVIIMDEPTSSLSNNETLKLFEIIKKMKEQNKAIIYISHRLQEIPVICEDMTIIRDGEFIGEFKVGEINEDEIITKMVGRNVKEKFPKKILLNKSKICSIKNVQSNLIKDVSFDIYNNEILGFAGLVGAKRTELFKTIIGQLKDSKLEIILNNKKVNFKTPSDAIKKGFYYVTEDRKVDGLFLNFDIKFNITISSLRKYKNKFIKNISTKKQNNDSNYFLNKTLLKAPDIFRNVSTLSGGNQQKVLIAKALSVNPKIIIFDEPTRGVDVGARKEIYDLILEFKMQSKGAVIIISNDLPEIIGLCDSVIVMKNGTITKQLDNNNLTQEEILKYAI